A DNA window from Anaerocolumna sp. AGMB13020 contains the following coding sequences:
- a CDS encoding rhodanese-like domain-containing protein — translation MTFETINAKDIMYYIRRPEVLIIDIREPLEFSQGHIPSAINIPYDDFENGKRDIPGDKLLILYCDRGNLSLLLARDLSKEGYWVKNIYGGMHAYRGVLEY, via the coding sequence ATGACTTTTGAAACGATTAATGCAAAGGATATAATGTACTACATAAGAAGGCCGGAGGTATTGATTATAGATATCAGAGAACCCCTTGAGTTCAGCCAGGGGCATATACCCTCTGCCATAAATATACCCTATGATGATTTTGAAAATGGAAAAAGGGATATACCCGGAGATAAACTGTTAATACTGTATTGTGACAGAGGCAATCTAAGCCTGTTGCTTGCAAGGGATTTAAGCAAAGAAGGTTATTGGGTTAAGAATATTTATGGTGGCATGCATGCATACCGAGGTGTTCTTGAGTATTAA
- the tsaD gene encoding tRNA (adenosine(37)-N6)-threonylcarbamoyltransferase complex transferase subunit TsaD gives MEKDILILAIESSCDETAAAVVKNGRTVLSNVISSQIALHTLYGGVVPEIASRKHIEKINQVVKEALKEAEVTLEDIDAIGVTYGPGLVGALLVGVAEAKAISYAAKKPLVGVHHIEGHVSANFIEHPDLEPPFLCLIVSGGHTHLVIVKDYGKYEIIGRTHDDAAGEAFDKVARAIGLGYPGGPKVDKLAKEGKKDAIAFPRANIADAPYDFSFSGVKSAVLNHLNYCEMKKEEIKKADIAASFQEAVVDALVTKTMAAAKDYKLKKVALAGGVASNSSLREAMGKACEKRGLKLYYPSPILCTDNAAMIGAAAYYEYLNGTRHGLDLNAVPNLKIGQR, from the coding sequence TGGAAAAAGACATCTTAATTCTGGCTATTGAATCTTCCTGTGATGAAACAGCAGCAGCTGTAGTAAAGAACGGAAGAACGGTCTTATCAAATGTGATATCCTCACAGATAGCACTTCATACCCTATATGGAGGGGTTGTTCCGGAAATAGCTTCCAGAAAGCACATAGAAAAAATCAATCAGGTAGTGAAAGAAGCACTGAAAGAAGCAGAGGTGACGCTTGAGGACATAGATGCCATTGGCGTAACCTATGGACCCGGACTGGTCGGAGCCTTACTAGTAGGAGTAGCAGAAGCAAAGGCAATCAGCTATGCCGCTAAGAAACCCTTGGTAGGAGTACATCATATTGAAGGGCATGTTTCGGCTAATTTTATAGAACACCCGGATCTGGAGCCGCCGTTCTTATGTTTAATCGTATCAGGCGGGCATACACATCTTGTCATTGTAAAGGATTACGGAAAGTATGAAATCATTGGCAGGACACATGATGATGCAGCAGGTGAAGCTTTTGATAAAGTTGCCAGAGCCATAGGACTTGGTTATCCGGGGGGACCCAAAGTAGACAAGCTTGCAAAAGAAGGAAAGAAAGATGCAATTGCCTTCCCAAGAGCCAATATAGCAGATGCGCCATACGATTTTAGCTTTAGCGGAGTGAAGTCTGCAGTTCTTAACCACTTGAATTATTGTGAAATGAAAAAGGAAGAAATAAAGAAAGCAGATATTGCAGCGTCCTTCCAGGAAGCTGTGGTCGATGCTCTCGTTACAAAGACAATGGCAGCAGCGAAAGATTATAAGCTGAAAAAGGTAGCGCTTGCAGGCGGAGTAGCTTCAAACTCCTCCTTAAGAGAAGCTATGGGTAAAGCCTGTGAGAAGAGAGGCCTGAAGCTATATTATCCTTCACCGATATTATGTACTGATAATGCAGCAATGATTGGAGCTGCGGCTTATTACGAATATTTAAATGGTACAAGACATGGATTGGATTTGAATGCAGTGCCGAATCTTAAAATTGGACAGAGGTAG
- a CDS encoding DUF1700 domain-containing protein, with protein sequence MTREEFIIELKKALAEEIPANEIENNINYYNSYIREQMQVKSEEEVLLELGDPRLIARTIIDSFQMSQGPLYNNKRQRMGYEDAYTEEWQDEDTSEEYGQNNDVFGSAGSSYHVYKNYELKWYHKVALAAMIVVILSIVIIIGGIILKLFFSIGVPLLLIYLIYRLVITNRNN encoded by the coding sequence ATGACTAGAGAAGAATTTATTATAGAACTTAAAAAAGCACTTGCAGAAGAGATACCTGCAAATGAAATTGAAAATAATATAAACTATTATAACAGTTATATAAGAGAACAAATGCAAGTGAAATCAGAAGAAGAAGTTCTTTTAGAGCTGGGTGATCCAAGATTAATAGCCAGAACGATAATTGATAGCTTTCAGATGTCCCAGGGGCCGCTGTACAACAATAAGAGGCAGCGCATGGGCTATGAGGATGCTTATACAGAGGAATGGCAGGATGAGGATACCAGTGAGGAGTATGGACAGAATAATGATGTATTTGGCAGTGCAGGGAGCAGTTATCATGTGTATAAGAATTATGAGTTAAAGTGGTATCATAAAGTTGCTTTAGCTGCTATGATTGTTGTTATTCTTTCTATCGTAATTATAATCGGGGGTATAATCTTAAAGTTATTTTTTTCAATCGGAGTTCCTTTATTACTGATTTACCTAATTTATAGGCTGGTAATAACCAACCGGAATAATTAA
- the ispD gene encoding 2-C-methyl-D-erythritol 4-phosphate cytidylyltransferase: MEKDSITPGDKVSAIILAGGSGKRMQSEIPKQYMRLGEHPILYYSLKAFDNSSIDEITLVINENDREYLIEKLLKTYTFQKPVHLAPGGEERYLSVYNGLQVCRNSDYVLVHDGARPFISVEIIEETIKNTKEYKACAVGVPVKDTIKIIDTNGTIKETPDRSKVWAIQTPQAFQTSLIINAYEQLLADLNQETGGGPLAVTDDAMVLECTSRYPIKIIMGSYSNIKITTPEDIRVGEALLKGLKEEFL; this comes from the coding sequence ATGGAGAAAGACAGTATTACCCCAGGCGATAAGGTCAGTGCCATAATATTAGCTGGTGGAAGTGGAAAACGGATGCAATCGGAGATTCCAAAGCAATACATGCGATTGGGAGAGCATCCGATTCTCTACTATTCACTGAAGGCTTTTGATAACAGTAGTATTGATGAGATAACACTGGTAATAAATGAAAACGACAGGGAATATCTGATAGAGAAACTGCTTAAGACTTATACTTTTCAAAAGCCGGTTCATTTAGCGCCAGGAGGGGAAGAAAGATATCTCTCGGTTTATAATGGTTTACAGGTATGCAGGAATTCGGATTATGTACTGGTTCATGATGGAGCCAGACCTTTTATCAGTGTTGAGATAATTGAAGAAACCATAAAAAATACCAAAGAATACAAGGCCTGTGCTGTAGGTGTTCCAGTTAAAGATACAATTAAAATTATTGACACAAATGGAACAATTAAAGAGACACCGGATAGAAGTAAAGTCTGGGCAATTCAAACACCTCAAGCTTTTCAGACATCATTGATCATAAACGCTTATGAGCAGTTATTAGCGGATTTAAACCAAGAGACTGGGGGAGGCCCCCTGGCTGTTACTGACGATGCAATGGTATTGGAGTGTACGAGTCGATATCCTATTAAAATAATTATGGGTAGTTACAGTAACATAAAAATAACCACTCCTGAGGATATAAGGGTTGGAGAGGCCTTGTTAAAGGGCCTAAAAGAAGAATTCTTGTAA
- a CDS encoding THUMP domain-containing class I SAM-dependent RNA methyltransferase, with protein sequence MNQYEFLAPCHFGLESVLKKEITDLGYEIKQVEDGRILFAGDETAFARANIFLRTTERILLKVGKFRAESFDELFEGTKAIPWENYIPKGGKFWVAKATSIKSKVFSPSDIQSIMKKAIVERLKQVYKIEWFPEDGESYPIRVTFMKDEVTIGIDTSGESLHKRGYRKYASKAPITETLAAALIMVTPWKYDRILVDPFCGSGTIPIEAAMIGANIAPGINRSFLAENWKLVQKKNWYQAIEEANDVRKKDIEMTIQGYDIDGEIVKAARQNAALADVEDYIHFQQRPLSELSSSKKYGFIITNPPYGERLEEKEALPALYKEIGKTYANLDAWSMFLITSYEDAIKYIGRKEDKNRKIYNGMLKTYFYQFMGPRPPKRNNIANEV encoded by the coding sequence ATGAATCAATATGAATTTTTGGCACCATGCCATTTCGGTTTAGAAAGTGTTCTGAAGAAAGAGATAACAGATTTAGGCTATGAAATAAAACAAGTTGAAGACGGACGTATTCTGTTTGCCGGAGATGAGACGGCCTTTGCCAGAGCAAATATTTTTCTTCGTACAACAGAACGTATACTTCTTAAGGTAGGTAAATTTAGAGCAGAGAGTTTTGATGAGTTGTTTGAGGGTACGAAAGCAATTCCCTGGGAAAATTATATCCCCAAAGGTGGTAAGTTCTGGGTAGCCAAGGCTACCTCTATCAAAAGTAAGGTATTCAGTCCGTCAGATATTCAATCAATCATGAAAAAAGCTATTGTTGAGAGATTGAAACAGGTCTATAAAATAGAATGGTTTCCGGAGGATGGGGAGAGCTATCCTATCCGTGTTACTTTTATGAAAGATGAAGTTACTATTGGTATTGATACCTCTGGTGAGTCTCTCCATAAAAGAGGATATCGAAAATATGCAAGTAAAGCACCTATAACAGAAACTCTTGCAGCAGCTTTGATTATGGTAACACCCTGGAAATATGATCGTATACTGGTGGATCCTTTTTGCGGCAGTGGAACCATTCCTATTGAAGCTGCCATGATTGGGGCTAATATTGCACCTGGAATCAACCGCTCCTTCCTTGCTGAGAATTGGAAACTGGTACAGAAGAAAAATTGGTATCAGGCGATTGAAGAAGCAAACGATGTGAGAAAAAAAGACATTGAAATGACTATTCAGGGTTATGATATTGATGGTGAAATTGTAAAGGCTGCAAGGCAGAATGCGGCGTTGGCAGATGTGGAGGATTATATCCACTTTCAGCAGAGGCCACTCAGTGAATTAAGCAGCAGTAAAAAATACGGTTTTATTATTACTAATCCGCCTTATGGTGAAAGATTAGAGGAAAAGGAGGCTTTGCCGGCTCTTTATAAAGAAATCGGAAAAACCTATGCTAATCTGGATGCCTGGTCTATGTTCCTTATTACCAGTTATGAAGATGCCATAAAATATATCGGACGCAAAGAAGATAAGAATCGTAAGATTTACAATGGTATGCTTAAAACCTATTTCTATCAATTTATGGGACCTCGTCCGCCGAAAAGAAATAATATAGCTAATGAGGTTTAA